The following coding sequences are from one Leptospira mayottensis 200901116 window:
- the purH gene encoding bifunctional phosphoribosylaminoimidazolecarboxamide formyltransferase/IMP cyclohydrolase, translated as MIQIKRALISVSDKSDIVEFAQFLNRNGVEIISTGGTLKLLKDNAIEAIAIDDYTGFPEILDGRVKTLHPKVHGGLLGVPSNQAHKQKMEELKIPKIDLVVVNLYPFLKTVSKSGVQLEEAIENIDIGGPSMIRSAAKNYKHTLVLTDPNDYEEIQTLISSGGISEEVSAGYMRKAFSHTAMYDTAISSWFNKQAGDVFPDVLNLSFLKKQKLRYGENPHQAASFYEPLFVKSDFSPLQGKELSFNNMLDFDAAFHISSLLPENTVCIIKHLNPCGIAYADDPLEAFQLARRTDPISAFGGVIGIKGVVNRELATAITENFVEGVIAQKFTPDALELFSKKPNIRLIEIENFKEALDELDLRPIHHGLLIQERDYTTITEKDLKVVTKKQPTPDDIRGLMFAWSCVRFIKSNAIVYTEENATLGIGAGQMSRVDSVQLGASKALNVGLSVVGSYVASDAFFPFRDGIDALAKAGAKAIIQPGGSVRDAEVIQAADEHGLIMVFTGMRHFRH; from the coding sequence ATGATACAAATTAAAAGAGCCCTTATTTCCGTTAGCGATAAATCCGATATAGTAGAATTTGCACAATTTTTAAATCGAAACGGTGTAGAAATCATTTCCACTGGCGGAACCTTAAAACTTCTGAAAGACAATGCAATCGAAGCGATCGCGATTGACGATTACACCGGTTTTCCGGAAATTTTAGACGGAAGAGTCAAAACTCTCCATCCGAAAGTACATGGAGGTCTTCTCGGCGTACCTTCTAATCAAGCCCATAAACAGAAGATGGAAGAATTAAAAATTCCTAAAATAGATTTGGTCGTAGTAAACTTGTATCCATTTTTAAAGACAGTTTCCAAATCCGGAGTACAATTGGAAGAAGCGATCGAGAATATCGATATAGGCGGGCCTTCAATGATTCGAAGCGCGGCTAAGAATTACAAACACACACTCGTTCTCACTGATCCGAATGATTACGAGGAAATACAAACACTGATTTCATCTGGAGGAATTTCGGAAGAAGTGTCCGCGGGTTATATGAGAAAAGCATTTTCTCATACTGCGATGTATGATACTGCAATTTCATCCTGGTTCAACAAACAAGCCGGAGATGTTTTCCCGGATGTACTCAATCTCTCCTTCTTAAAAAAACAAAAACTCAGATACGGGGAAAATCCTCATCAAGCCGCGTCTTTTTATGAACCCCTTTTTGTGAAGAGCGATTTTTCTCCTTTGCAAGGAAAGGAGTTGTCGTTTAACAATATGCTGGATTTTGACGCGGCGTTTCACATATCGAGTCTACTCCCAGAAAACACAGTCTGTATCATTAAACATCTCAATCCTTGCGGGATTGCATACGCGGACGATCCTTTGGAAGCGTTTCAACTTGCAAGAAGAACCGACCCGATTTCCGCATTCGGTGGAGTAATCGGAATCAAAGGGGTTGTAAATAGAGAGTTGGCTACGGCCATCACTGAAAACTTCGTAGAAGGTGTGATCGCTCAAAAGTTCACTCCGGACGCTCTGGAGCTTTTTTCTAAAAAGCCGAATATCCGTCTGATCGAAATCGAAAACTTCAAAGAGGCGCTTGACGAATTGGATTTAAGACCGATCCATCACGGTTTGCTCATACAAGAACGAGATTATACTACGATTACAGAAAAAGATCTAAAAGTAGTTACTAAAAAACAACCTACGCCCGATGATATTCGTGGTTTGATGTTTGCTTGGTCTTGTGTTCGTTTTATCAAATCCAATGCGATCGTTTATACGGAAGAAAATGCAACCCTTGGAATCGGCGCGGGACAGATGTCTAGAGTTGACTCGGTGCAGTTGGGCGCGAGCAAGGCATTAAATGTCGGTTTATCCGTAGTTGGTTCCTACGTCGCAAGCGACGCATTCTTCCCGTTTAGAGACGGGATCGATGCTCTTGCAAAAGCCGGAGCAAAAGCGATCATCCAACCTGGCGGTTCGGTTCGAGACGCAGAAGTGATTCAAGCGGCGGACGAGCACGGACTCATTATGGTCTTTACGGGAATGAGGCACTTCAGGCACTGA
- the purN gene encoding phosphoribosylglycinamide formyltransferase: protein MASPFTKPKKKIAFLASGRGSNLKAVLQNIKVGKIRGIGSALICDNPDAKALEVAQEFKLPSHVFNFASFVDKSEYHKKLLNFLIELGPDLIVTAGYMKILKSQVIQTFPNRIINIHPSLLPAFPGLNAQRQAFEYGVKIAGCTAHFVDEGVDSGPVILQGVVKIEEGMSERDLTLKILKEEHKILPLAVQYFCEDRLKIHNRKISIE from the coding sequence TTGGCAAGTCCGTTTACAAAGCCTAAAAAAAAGATCGCATTCTTAGCTTCCGGAAGAGGCTCTAATCTCAAGGCGGTTCTCCAAAACATTAAAGTCGGTAAAATTCGGGGAATTGGATCTGCATTGATTTGTGACAATCCGGATGCAAAAGCGTTGGAAGTTGCCCAGGAATTTAAACTCCCTTCTCACGTTTTCAATTTTGCTTCCTTTGTGGACAAATCCGAATATCACAAAAAACTTTTGAATTTCCTCATCGAGCTGGGACCCGACCTTATCGTAACCGCAGGTTATATGAAAATCCTAAAAAGCCAGGTCATCCAAACTTTTCCCAATCGTATTATCAATATCCACCCTTCTCTTTTACCGGCATTTCCAGGACTGAACGCTCAAAGACAGGCCTTTGAATACGGGGTCAAGATTGCCGGTTGCACCGCCCATTTTGTGGACGAAGGTGTGGATTCAGGTCCGGTGATCCTTCAAGGAGTCGTGAAAATCGAAGAAGGAATGTCGGAAAGAGATTTGACTTTAAAGATTCTAAAAGAGGAACATAAAATCCTACCACTCGCGGTTCAATACTTTTGCGAAGATAGGCTTAAGATCCATAATAGAAAGATAAGCATTGAGTAA